The Flaviramulus sp. BrNp1-15 genome has a window encoding:
- a CDS encoding cupin domain-containing protein, which translates to MINQFLLKRKSAKKLFGVLVFLIPIVSYTQEALKASEESKKEFTIKNCVNQFDINESIATKVGYQYWFADKDFLDGRTLKMSVVAPHKSTHAPHKHVEDEFFFVLEGTAEFYLDGKTITSGPYTSFYCPSNVMHGISNVGDTELKYLVIKKYEKK; encoded by the coding sequence ATGATAAATCAGTTTTTGTTAAAACGTAAAAGCGCAAAAAAACTATTCGGCGTTTTAGTTTTTCTTATTCCTATTGTTAGTTATACTCAAGAAGCACTTAAAGCTTCAGAAGAATCAAAAAAAGAATTCACTATTAAGAATTGTGTTAATCAATTTGATATAAATGAGTCTATTGCAACAAAAGTTGGCTATCAATATTGGTTTGCCGATAAAGATTTTTTAGATGGTCGAACACTGAAAATGAGTGTTGTAGCTCCTCATAAGTCAACTCATGCGCCTCATAAGCATGTTGAAGATGAATTCTTTTTTGTTTTAGAGGGAACCGCAGAGTTTTATTTAGATGGTAAAACTATAACTTCTGGTCCTTATACTAGTTTTTATTGTCCTTCAAATGTTATGCACGGAATAAGTAATGTTGGCGATACCGAGTTAAAATATTTGGTAATTAAGAAATATGAGAAAAAATAA
- a CDS encoding TonB-dependent receptor has product MNCLGLLFGVFVFCSTSAFAQSKTIKGTVTDADLSGPLPGVTILVKGTTNGTSTDFDGNYTIENVAENATLVFSYIGYKTQEINVAGKTTINAVLKTDTEALDEVVVIGYGTARKSDLTGSVVAISGSDLQEQPIANVAEALTGRLAGVQVASSEGSPDADIRIRIRGGGSITQDSSPLIIVDGFPVNSINDVSSSDIANISILKDASSTAIYGSRGANGVVIITTKSGKEGKVTANFNMFYGVNKIANTIDVLSPQDFVKWQYEYALLRDSDDLDSYERYFGLWQDYDQYLGQEGIDWQRQIYGEMGEVESRDLSIRGGSEQFNFNFNYALYDQKAIMVGSNFKRNNLSLSLKSKASDKIDLSFTLRYSDTEINGSGANEQNEISSADARLRHSVGYSPIPISGLTTADTDEALSSYLINPFVAVDDTQRLQLRKNFNMVGSFSWKILPELQYKMDLGLDNRNDLDYRFYGRSTYYSNNIPSAENQGLPSLVSTDEKRVRFRNANTLNYDFKNVINNENHGLKLLIGEEMIISKRNELLTAINGFPKLFGFGTARNLTSQGTPLLVDDFYSPDDKLLSFFGRLNYDYKNRYLLTATFRADGSSKFLNDNQWGYFPSAAFAWKINEEEFLQNADWLNALKLRVSYGEAGNNNIPAGQTIQNYESTASSQINTFLNYWRPSSTLANPDLKWETTVTQNVGLDFDLFTGIVSGSVEAYKNVTKDLLIRFPIPGSGYVDQYRNLGEVQNQGVDASLNISAINKEDFGLSISLNAGFNKNKINSLGDLEDFGQNTNWASSQIGDDYLVSVGQPLGIMYGFQSDGRYEVSDFTYDATSGDYTLNDGVVNNEWLGNVVPGTMKLKDISGPDGVPDGVVDINDQTIIGDSNPDVTGGVVLNARAYGFDLVAAFSYSIGNDIYNANKIEFTTANQNNQYRNLSSIMADGNRWTNLDPNTGQLVTDPSQLEALNANTTMWSPYMSRYVFSDWAVEDGSFLRLNTLTLGYTVPEDIVSKMGLSNLRFYATANNVFIITDYSGLDPEVSTRRRTPLTPGVDYSPYPRSRQVVFGLNLNF; this is encoded by the coding sequence ATGAACTGTTTAGGTTTGCTTTTTGGTGTTTTTGTGTTTTGTAGCACAAGTGCATTTGCTCAAAGTAAAACTATTAAAGGAACAGTTACCGACGCTGATCTAAGCGGTCCTTTACCTGGTGTAACAATTCTTGTTAAAGGAACTACAAACGGGACCTCAACTGATTTTGATGGAAATTATACGATTGAAAATGTAGCTGAAAATGCTACTTTAGTATTTTCATATATAGGCTATAAAACACAAGAAATTAATGTTGCAGGAAAAACTACAATAAATGCCGTATTAAAAACTGACACTGAGGCTCTAGATGAAGTTGTTGTTATTGGTTATGGTACTGCAAGAAAATCAGATTTAACCGGTTCTGTGGTTGCTATTTCTGGTTCAGACCTACAAGAACAGCCTATTGCAAATGTAGCTGAAGCATTAACAGGGCGTTTAGCAGGTGTACAGGTTGCTTCTTCTGAAGGTTCTCCTGATGCAGATATAAGAATTAGAATTCGAGGTGGAGGTTCAATTACTCAAGACAGTTCACCTTTAATAATTGTAGATGGCTTCCCTGTTAACAGTATAAATGACGTTTCATCATCAGATATTGCAAATATCTCTATTTTAAAAGATGCATCATCAACCGCAATTTACGGTTCCAGAGGTGCAAATGGTGTTGTTATTATTACAACAAAAAGTGGTAAAGAAGGGAAAGTTACTGCTAACTTTAACATGTTCTATGGTGTTAATAAAATAGCTAATACTATAGATGTTTTAAGCCCTCAAGATTTCGTTAAATGGCAATATGAATATGCCTTATTAAGAGATTCAGATGATTTAGATTCATACGAAAGATACTTTGGATTATGGCAAGATTACGACCAGTATCTTGGACAAGAAGGCATTGATTGGCAAAGACAGATTTACGGTGAAATGGGAGAAGTTGAAAGTCGTGACTTATCCATTCGTGGTGGCTCTGAACAATTTAACTTTAATTTTAATTATGCACTTTACGATCAAAAAGCTATCATGGTAGGTTCTAACTTCAAAAGAAACAACTTATCCTTATCTTTAAAAAGTAAAGCTAGTGATAAAATAGATTTATCATTTACATTACGTTATTCTGATACTGAAATTAATGGTAGCGGAGCTAACGAGCAAAACGAAATTTCATCAGCAGATGCTCGTTTAAGACATAGTGTTGGTTATTCACCAATTCCTATATCAGGTTTAACAACTGCAGATACAGACGAAGCGCTTTCAAGCTACTTAATTAATCCTTTTGTTGCTGTAGATGACACTCAACGCTTACAGCTTAGAAAGAACTTTAATATGGTTGGTAGTTTTTCTTGGAAAATATTACCAGAACTACAATACAAAATGGATTTAGGTTTAGATAATAGAAATGATTTAGATTACCGTTTTTATGGTAGATCAACATATTATTCTAACAATATTCCATCAGCAGAAAATCAAGGTCTTCCATCTTTAGTATCAACTGATGAAAAACGTGTAAGATTTAGAAATGCCAATACTTTAAATTATGACTTCAAGAATGTAATAAATAATGAAAATCATGGTTTAAAACTTCTTATTGGTGAAGAAATGATTATATCTAAAAGAAATGAGCTTCTAACAGCTATTAATGGTTTCCCAAAACTTTTTGGTTTTGGAACTGCAAGAAATCTTACCAGTCAAGGTACACCTTTATTAGTTGATGATTTTTACAGTCCAGATGACAAATTACTATCCTTTTTTGGTCGTTTAAATTATGATTATAAGAATCGTTATCTTTTAACAGCTACATTTCGTGCTGATGGATCAAGCAAATTCTTAAATGATAATCAATGGGGGTATTTCCCATCTGCAGCTTTTGCTTGGAAAATAAATGAGGAAGAGTTTCTTCAAAATGCAGATTGGTTAAATGCTTTGAAGCTACGAGTAAGTTATGGTGAAGCTGGAAATAACAATATTCCAGCTGGACAAACTATACAAAATTACGAGTCTACAGCTTCATCGCAAATTAACACTTTCTTAAACTATTGGAGGCCTTCTAGCACTTTGGCTAATCCAGACTTAAAATGGGAAACAACAGTAACACAAAACGTAGGTTTAGATTTCGATCTTTTCACTGGTATAGTAAGTGGTAGTGTTGAAGCATATAAGAATGTTACAAAAGATTTATTAATACGATTCCCTATTCCAGGATCTGGTTATGTTGATCAATACAGAAACCTTGGTGAAGTTCAAAATCAAGGTGTTGATGCTTCTTTAAATATCTCAGCTATAAATAAAGAAGATTTTGGCTTAAGTATTTCTTTAAATGCAGGATTTAATAAAAATAAAATAAACTCTCTTGGAGATTTAGAAGATTTTGGTCAAAATACCAATTGGGCTTCCTCTCAAATAGGTGATGACTATTTAGTTTCTGTTGGACAACCATTAGGAATCATGTACGGCTTCCAAAGTGATGGTCGTTATGAAGTGTCTGATTTTACTTATGATGCAACAAGTGGTGATTATACATTAAACGATGGCGTGGTAAATAACGAATGGTTAGGAAACGTTGTGCCTGGAACCATGAAATTAAAAGATATTAGTGGTCCAGATGGTGTGCCAGATGGAGTTGTTGATATAAACGACCAAACTATTATTGGTGATTCTAACCCTGATGTAACTGGAGGTGTAGTTTTAAACGCACGTGCTTATGGTTTTGATCTTGTTGCTGCTTTTAGTTATAGCATTGGAAATGATATTTATAATGCTAATAAAATCGAGTTTACAACAGCAAATCAAAATAACCAATACAGAAATTTAAGTTCTATAATGGCAGATGGAAATAGATGGACAAATTTAGATCCTAATACTGGTCAATTAGTTACAGACCCATCACAATTAGAAGCTTTAAATGCAAATACCACCATGTGGTCTCCATATATGTCACGTTATGTGTTTAGTGATTGGGCTGTTGAAGATGGTTCATTTTTAAGACTTAACACGCTTACTTTAGGATATACAGTTCCTGAGGATATTGTTTCTAAAATGGGACTTTCAAATTTAAGATTTTATGCCACAGCTAATAATGTTTTCATTATTACTGACTATTCAGGTCTTGATCCTGAAGTTTCAACTAGAAGAAGAACACCTTTAACTCCTGGGGTTGATTATTCTCCATACCCAAGAAGTAGACAAGTGGTTTTCGGTCTAAACCTTAATTTTTAA
- a CDS encoding RagB/SusD family nutrient uptake outer membrane protein, with protein MKNILKIFISGMLVAGLFNACQEFEEDFLEAPAKSSIADNVIFSNPDLAQGAVDGIIEIIAHTNSYRGRHIPFYGFNTDTEWNYNSSSEGNSTGELMIYDTKPNNGQMDRSNSSWNEIYIGIERANKCIEGIRTFGTTEPDTELGRLYGVALTYRALFYGDLLKTWGDVPARFEPIDSETLYLEKSDRDIIYKQIIADLAEAATLVPWPNESDATTSVERINKAFVKGLRARLALTASGYQQYPGDGVRRSLDPELSVARMYRIALDECRSIINSGTVNLEPTFETVWRNLNEEDITAGGESLWEMPFADGRGRVNFSFAVRHRSVDQHTGQARGGIAGPLPNVFYDFDEADTRRDITCIPYEWGTADATGFSQQTLVGLNRWYFGKYRYEWMNRYVTSSNDDGINKMYMRYAEILLMAAEAANELEGPAAAAPYLKEIRRRAFNEADHAEKVDNYVNALSSKEAMFNAIVNEHKYEFTGEMERKLALIRWNLLGANLAEAKQKMSDLLNRTGDYADVPTTLYYRYQDDNETLDIYGLNRGETTDPGAEYSAQDWTNLPEEEINSLFKEGVDPDTRQFWPIWQVFIDGSNGKLVNDYGY; from the coding sequence ATGAAAAATATACTAAAAATATTTATTTCAGGAATGCTTGTAGCAGGCTTGTTTAATGCTTGCCAAGAGTTTGAAGAAGACTTTTTAGAAGCACCTGCAAAATCATCCATAGCAGATAATGTCATTTTTTCAAATCCAGACTTAGCACAAGGAGCTGTAGATGGTATCATTGAAATCATTGCACATACAAACTCGTATAGAGGACGCCACATTCCTTTTTATGGTTTTAATACAGATACAGAATGGAATTATAACTCATCATCAGAAGGAAATTCAACTGGTGAACTTATGATCTATGATACAAAGCCAAATAATGGGCAAATGGATAGAAGTAACAGTTCTTGGAATGAGATATACATAGGTATTGAACGTGCCAATAAATGTATTGAAGGAATCCGTACATTTGGTACTACAGAACCTGATACTGAACTTGGACGACTATACGGTGTAGCACTAACTTACAGAGCTCTTTTTTATGGCGATTTACTTAAAACCTGGGGAGATGTTCCAGCGCGTTTCGAGCCAATAGATTCAGAAACATTATATCTAGAGAAATCTGATCGTGATATTATCTATAAACAAATTATAGCCGATTTAGCAGAAGCAGCAACATTAGTGCCTTGGCCTAATGAAAGTGATGCGACTACATCAGTGGAAAGAATTAATAAAGCTTTTGTAAAAGGGCTAAGAGCACGTTTAGCATTAACTGCAAGTGGTTATCAACAGTACCCTGGTGACGGTGTGCGTAGAAGTTTAGACCCAGAACTTTCAGTAGCAAGAATGTATAGAATTGCTTTAGATGAATGTCGTTCAATAATTAACAGCGGAACAGTTAATTTGGAACCTACATTTGAAACCGTTTGGAGAAATCTTAACGAAGAAGATATAACAGCTGGAGGAGAATCACTTTGGGAAATGCCTTTTGCTGATGGCCGTGGTCGTGTAAACTTTTCATTTGCTGTTCGTCACCGTAGTGTAGATCAACATACAGGTCAAGCTAGAGGTGGTATTGCTGGTCCATTGCCTAATGTTTTTTACGATTTTGATGAAGCAGATACAAGAAGAGATATTACATGTATTCCTTATGAATGGGGTACTGCCGATGCTACAGGATTTTCTCAACAAACTTTGGTTGGTTTAAATAGATGGTACTTTGGAAAATATCGTTACGAGTGGATGAATCGCTATGTAACTTCTTCTAACGATGATGGTATTAATAAAATGTATATGCGTTATGCCGAAATTCTATTAATGGCAGCAGAGGCTGCTAATGAACTAGAAGGACCTGCTGCAGCTGCACCATACTTAAAAGAGATTCGAAGAAGAGCTTTTAACGAAGCTGATCATGCTGAAAAAGTTGACAATTATGTAAACGCCTTATCAAGTAAAGAAGCTATGTTTAATGCTATTGTAAATGAGCATAAATATGAGTTTACTGGTGAGATGGAGCGTAAGCTAGCACTTATTAGATGGAATTTACTAGGTGCAAACTTAGCTGAAGCAAAACAAAAAATGAGCGATCTTTTAAATCGTACAGGTGATTATGCTGATGTGCCAACAACACTATACTATAGGTATCAGGATGACAATGAAACTCTTGATATTTACGGATTAAACAGAGGTGAAACAACAGATCCAGGTGCAGAATATTCTGCTCAAGACTGGACAAACTTACCAGAAGAAGAGATAAACTCTCTTTTTAAAGAAGGTGTAGATCCAGATACAAGACAATTTTGGCCTATTTGGCAAGTTTTTATAGACGGAAGTAATGGTAAACTAGTTAACGATTACGGTTACTAA
- a CDS encoding DUF5123 domain-containing protein, with translation MKTKYISKILFALLLSFIVTSCGYNEDVLEELSVDREFAPVALTARVRNQTTVELNWTANENIQYYLVEFSADDPNFTNIFQTEQVNANQLPIQIRLEGETIYSIRVKAVSARGLNDSSWALTEAETSTEQIMLPPELGDIEALQATLRWEAGLNVTHFILQPGDIRYDITAQEKADGIAIITGLTSETDYMATLYNNTKIRGTADFTTGIDVGDNTLVLPTDDLLQMIADAAPGDILLLEQGDYTTQTGTVSLDKSITIQGLRVDFKPLLSINFELNDGATDVNLIDLDLNGMTSISDVVTYSGAGNYNSLLISGCNIHDFTRSFVRGPTTDAIIQSVTIENSIISNILTSGGDFIDFRNSDVFSINVNTSTFNNCAPGRDFFRVDAAGTSNGTGLTTNIVLDSCTLYACSNSSSRRIFYVRFDSNDVTSRNNLITDTDSEGYADRAGIDETPTFSNNNYFNASGFLDTGQYIFDNTNYTELDPGYVDADSGDFTITNQTLIDNAVGDPRWRP, from the coding sequence ATGAAAACAAAATATATTTCAAAAATATTATTCGCATTACTTCTATCATTTATAGTTACAAGTTGTGGCTATAATGAAGATGTATTAGAAGAACTTTCTGTAGACAGGGAATTTGCTCCAGTAGCTTTAACTGCAAGAGTAAGAAACCAAACAACAGTTGAACTAAATTGGACTGCAAATGAAAATATTCAATATTACTTAGTTGAATTTAGTGCTGATGACCCTAATTTTACAAACATTTTTCAGACTGAACAAGTCAATGCTAACCAATTACCAATTCAAATTAGGTTAGAAGGAGAAACAATTTATTCTATTAGAGTAAAAGCAGTTAGTGCAAGAGGGTTAAATGATTCATCATGGGCATTAACAGAAGCTGAAACTTCAACAGAGCAAATTATGTTACCCCCAGAACTAGGTGACATAGAAGCGCTACAAGCAACCTTAAGATGGGAAGCTGGTCTTAATGTAACTCACTTTATTTTACAACCAGGTGATATTAGATATGATATTACCGCTCAAGAAAAAGCAGATGGTATAGCTATTATAACTGGGTTAACCTCTGAAACAGATTATATGGCTACGCTATATAATAACACAAAAATTAGAGGTACTGCAGACTTTACAACAGGAATAGATGTTGGTGACAATACATTAGTTTTACCTACTGATGATTTATTACAAATGATTGCTGATGCTGCTCCTGGAGATATTTTACTATTAGAACAAGGAGATTACACTACGCAAACAGGAACAGTTTCTTTGGATAAATCAATAACTATTCAAGGTTTAAGAGTAGATTTCAAACCATTATTAAGTATAAATTTTGAACTAAATGATGGAGCTACTGATGTAAATTTAATTGATTTAGATTTAAATGGTATGACATCTATTTCAGATGTTGTAACCTATTCTGGTGCTGGCAATTATAACTCACTATTAATTAGTGGTTGTAATATACATGATTTCACCCGTTCTTTTGTAAGAGGTCCAACTACTGATGCTATTATACAATCAGTTACCATTGAAAATTCTATTATAAGCAATATTCTTACAAGTGGTGGAGATTTTATTGATTTTAGAAATTCTGATGTTTTCAGTATTAATGTTAACACAAGTACATTTAATAATTGTGCACCAGGTCGCGATTTTTTTAGAGTTGATGCTGCCGGAACTTCAAATGGTACAGGTTTAACAACTAATATTGTTTTAGATAGTTGTACTTTATATGCTTGCTCTAATAGTTCAAGCAGAAGAATTTTTTATGTAAGATTTGATTCAAACGATGTAACTTCTCGTAATAACTTAATCACAGATACAGATTCTGAAGGTTATGCAGATAGAGCAGGAATTGATGAAACCCCTACATTTAGTAATAATAATTATTTTAATGCTTCAGGATTTCTTGATACAGGTCAATATATTTTTGATAACACAAATTATACTGAATTAGACCCAGGATATGTTGATGCTGATTCTGGAGATTTTACAATTACAAACCAAACATTAATAGATAATGCAGTTGGAGATCCTAGATGGAGACCTTAA
- a CDS encoding pectinesterase family protein, with amino-acid sequence MTKKVSLFIIAFLFLSSINYAQELAFPSAEGFGKYASGGKGGLVYVVTNLNDNGEGSLRKGILKKGPRTIVFNISGTIELKSKLDINKGDLSILGQTAPNEGITLKGYPVTIKADNVIIRYLRFRMGDINNIEGDALGCKNTNNVIIDHCSISWGTDENASFYNNKNFTLQWCIISEALNRSVHRKGAHGYGGIWGGVKASFHHNLITSNNSRNPRFSGSSTTENSENEFVDFRNNVIYNWGENSIYGGEKGTYNIINNYFKSGPATTSSKLDRIVSPSEPYGKFYVDGNHVEGFETISKNNWEGGVQCKNPVEAKLEKPISILNNTITQSATEAYHLVLQKAGSSIHRDAVDLRIINNTKNTTVDYKNGIIDSQENVGGWPNIKSVKQEIDTDEDGIPDNWEKLNNTNPNKKDSHLKSLNSNQTNIELYSNTLLQQVSSFKNTNGETYHFVVDSEGNGDFLKIQYAINAIPDFRKKETKIFIKNGIYKEKLILPTSKTNVTFVGENKNKTILTYNDFAKKHNVFGEEMGTTGSTSFFVFGNDFKAQNITFENSAGPVGQAVAVRVDGDRVIFKNCKFLGNQDTLYLHGKNSRQYYKDCYIEGTVDFIFGWSTAFFENCEIFCKNKGYITAASTTKETKYGFVFKNCKITGNALEKTFYLGRPWRNYAKTVWIDCYMDKIIKPEGWHNWKKPKAEKTTFYAEYNSTGPGASNKRVKWAKKISKKRSKTYNLKNVLKGQDNWSPEI; translated from the coding sequence ATGACCAAAAAAGTATCTCTTTTTATAATTGCTTTTCTATTTCTTTCAAGTATTAATTATGCTCAAGAACTAGCATTTCCATCAGCTGAAGGTTTTGGTAAATATGCTTCTGGTGGTAAAGGAGGTTTAGTTTATGTAGTTACAAATCTAAATGACAATGGAGAAGGTAGTTTAAGAAAAGGGATATTAAAAAAAGGTCCAAGAACCATAGTTTTTAACATATCTGGCACAATTGAACTAAAATCAAAACTTGATATCAATAAAGGCGATTTAAGTATTTTAGGGCAAACCGCTCCAAATGAAGGCATAACTTTAAAAGGTTATCCTGTTACAATTAAAGCAGATAACGTTATAATACGTTATTTAAGATTTAGAATGGGTGACATTAACAATATTGAAGGAGATGCCCTTGGATGTAAAAACACTAATAATGTAATAATAGACCACTGTTCTATAAGTTGGGGAACCGATGAAAATGCATCATTTTACAATAATAAGAACTTTACGCTTCAATGGTGTATTATTTCAGAAGCATTAAATCGTTCTGTACATCGCAAAGGCGCACATGGTTATGGTGGCATTTGGGGAGGTGTAAAAGCATCCTTCCATCACAATTTAATTACAAGTAACAATAGTAGAAATCCAAGATTTAGTGGGTCATCAACTACTGAAAACTCAGAAAATGAATTTGTTGATTTTAGAAATAATGTAATTTATAATTGGGGAGAAAACAGCATTTATGGTGGCGAAAAAGGAACTTACAACATCATAAATAATTATTTTAAATCTGGTCCTGCAACAACCTCATCTAAACTTGATAGAATTGTTAGTCCGTCTGAGCCTTATGGGAAATTTTATGTTGATGGCAATCATGTTGAAGGTTTTGAAACTATATCAAAAAATAACTGGGAGGGTGGTGTACAATGTAAAAATCCCGTAGAAGCAAAATTAGAAAAACCAATTTCTATATTAAATAATACAATAACCCAAAGCGCAACCGAAGCTTATCATTTGGTTTTACAAAAAGCTGGCTCAAGTATTCACAGAGATGCAGTTGATTTAAGAATTATAAACAACACTAAAAACACTACTGTAGATTATAAAAATGGTATTATTGATTCTCAAGAAAATGTTGGTGGTTGGCCAAATATAAAATCAGTAAAACAAGAAATTGATACTGATGAAGATGGTATACCGGATAATTGGGAAAAACTAAATAATACAAACCCAAATAAAAAAGACAGCCATTTAAAATCACTAAATTCTAATCAAACCAATATAGAACTGTATAGTAATACTCTACTTCAACAAGTTTCAAGTTTTAAAAATACAAATGGAGAAACATACCATTTTGTAGTAGATTCAGAAGGAAATGGCGATTTTTTAAAAATTCAATATGCTATAAATGCTATACCAGATTTCAGAAAAAAAGAAACTAAAATCTTTATAAAAAATGGAATCTATAAAGAAAAACTAATACTACCCACATCAAAAACCAATGTAACATTTGTAGGTGAAAATAAAAATAAAACCATTTTAACTTACAATGATTTTGCCAAGAAACATAACGTTTTTGGAGAAGAAATGGGTACAACAGGCTCAACTTCATTCTTCGTTTTTGGTAATGACTTTAAAGCACAAAATATAACTTTTGAAAACAGTGCAGGTCCTGTTGGACAAGCAGTAGCAGTTAGAGTTGATGGCGATAGAGTTATTTTTAAAAATTGTAAATTCTTAGGAAACCAAGATACACTTTATCTTCATGGTAAAAACAGTAGACAGTATTATAAAGATTGTTATATCGAAGGCACAGTAGATTTTATTTTTGGTTGGTCTACAGCTTTTTTTGAAAACTGTGAGATCTTTTGTAAAAACAAAGGTTACATAACAGCTGCATCTACTACTAAAGAAACAAAGTATGGTTTTGTTTTTAAAAATTGTAAAATAACAGGAAACGCATTAGAAAAAACCTTCTATTTAGGTAGACCTTGGCGCAATTACGCTAAAACCGTTTGGATAGATTGTTATATGGATAAAATAATAAAACCTGAAGGATGGCATAATTGGAAAAAACCTAAAGCAGAAAAAACCACTTTTTATGCAGAGTATAATTCCACTGGTCCTGGCGCATCAAATAAAAGGGTTAAATGGGCTAAAAAAATATCAAAAAAACGAAGTAAAACCTATAACTTAAAAAACGTATTAAAAGGACAAGATAATTGGAGTCCAGAAATATAA
- a CDS encoding glycoside hydrolase family 28 protein, translated as MKTNTLHLLLYTFCFSILINSCKQKEKEIAKVDVFLAADEIISSIKTPNFLDNTFNIVDFGAIADGETNNSLAIKKAIDSCNIIGGGKVIIPAGSFLTGPITLKSNVNLHLEEGANVLFSTNHADYLPVVHTSFEGVELMNYSPLIRAYKQKNIAITGKGTFNGQASNTNWWPWCGKDVYGYIEGAVKQHDSINLPSLRKMNENNTPLSERIFGDGHQLRPSFFEPFECENVLLQGVTFTNSPFWVIHPLKSNYVRVDGVTVNSHGPNNDGCNPEYSKNIHINNCTFNTGDDCIAIKSGRNEEGRRVNIPSENIVVENCYMKDGHGGVVMGSEISAGVRNVFVRNCKMDSPNLDRAIRIKTNTLRGGFVENVFVKNVQVGQVKEALLKINTYYGIYANQEGEFIPSIKNIHLEDIQVENSGKYGVLIKGRPESPVENVTLTNVTIKEAKTPLSVENSQPITFKNTSINGKKY; from the coding sequence ATGAAAACTAACACCCTACACTTACTATTATATACCTTTTGTTTTTCAATTTTAATAAATTCATGTAAACAAAAGGAAAAAGAAATTGCCAAAGTAGATGTATTTCTTGCTGCCGATGAAATAATTAGCAGCATTAAAACTCCAAATTTCTTAGACAACACTTTTAATATTGTTGATTTTGGAGCAATAGCAGATGGAGAAACAAATAATTCACTAGCTATAAAAAAAGCTATTGATAGTTGTAACATAATTGGAGGAGGAAAAGTAATTATTCCTGCAGGAAGTTTTTTAACTGGCCCTATTACATTAAAAAGTAATGTTAATCTTCATTTAGAAGAAGGTGCTAACGTCCTTTTTTCTACTAACCATGCAGACTATTTACCTGTAGTTCATACATCTTTTGAAGGTGTTGAACTTATGAACTACTCCCCTCTCATAAGAGCTTATAAGCAAAAAAATATTGCGATTACTGGAAAAGGCACATTTAACGGACAAGCTAGTAATACAAACTGGTGGCCATGGTGTGGTAAAGATGTATATGGGTATATAGAAGGTGCTGTTAAACAACATGATTCTATTAATTTACCTAGTTTGCGTAAAATGAATGAAAATAATACGCCACTTTCAGAACGTATTTTTGGTGATGGTCATCAGTTACGCCCATCATTTTTTGAACCTTTTGAATGTGAAAATGTTTTACTTCAAGGTGTAACTTTTACCAATTCACCTTTTTGGGTAATTCACCCTTTAAAATCAAATTATGTGCGAGTAGATGGTGTTACTGTAAATAGCCACGGTCCAAATAACGATGGTTGTAACCCCGAATATTCTAAAAATATTCATATAAATAATTGTACTTTTAATACTGGTGATGATTGTATAGCCATAAAATCTGGAAGAAACGAAGAAGGTAGAAGAGTAAATATTCCAAGTGAAAATATAGTTGTTGAAAATTGCTACATGAAAGACGGTCATGGTGGTGTTGTAATGGGTAGTGAAATTTCTGCAGGTGTGAGAAACGTATTCGTTAGAAATTGCAAAATGGATAGTCCTAATTTAGATCGTGCTATTCGCATAAAAACAAACACCCTAAGAGGTGGTTTTGTTGAAAACGTTTTTGTTAAAAATGTTCAGGTTGGTCAGGTAAAAGAAGCACTTCTAAAAATTAATACTTATTACGGTATTTATGCCAATCAAGAAGGAGAGTTTATCCCATCAATAAAAAACATTCATTTAGAAGATATTCAAGTTGAAAATAGTGGTAAATATGGTGTTTTAATAAAAGGACGACCAGAAAGTCCTGTTGAAAATGTAACGCTTACCAATGTTACTATAAAAGAAGCAAAAACACCTTTATCTGTTGAGAATTCACAACCTATTACATTTAAAAATACGTCTATAAACGGTAAAAAATATTAA